The Desulfovibrio fairfieldensis sequence GCGAAGTCGCGCAGCAGAAAGGCCTGCCGCCGCGTGGCTCCGCCCGAGGCGGGCACCACCGTGGCTCCCAGGTATTCCGCGCCGCCGTGCGCGCCCAAGCCGCCGGTGAACAGGCCGTAGCCGTAGGCCACGTGCACGATGTCCGTGCGGTTCACCCCGGCCGCCGAAAGGCTGCGCGCGGCCAGTTCGGCCCAGTTTTCCAGGTCGCGGGCCGTGTAGCCCACCACCACCGCCTTGCCCGTGGTGCCGCTGGAAGCGTGCAGGCGCACGATGTTTTCTCTGGGCACGGCGAACAGGCCGTAGGGATAGTGATTGCGCATATCCTGCTTTTCGGTGAAGGGCAGGAGCCGCAGGTCCGCCAGGGTTTTGATGTCCGCGGGGGTGATCCCGATCTCGTCGAAGCGTTTGCGGTAAAAGGGCACATTGGCGTACACGCGGTTGCAGAGATCGCGCAGGCGGCGCAGTTGCAGCGCTTCCAGGTCCTCGCGGGGCAGGGTTTCCTGTTTGATATTGAAGAGCACGGGCCACTCCTTATTATATGGCGGAACTAGAGCAGATTAACTTTGAAATTTTACAAATTTCAAAGTCGGCATTCTGACGAAAAACGTGGTTATCGCTGCTGTCGATCCCCGTATGGCTCCGTTGTCGCCAACGGAGACAGCCTTTCGGGCTGCCTTCGGCCGCTTCGTCAGAATCCGCGCCGCACCGTGTGCGGCGTTAGAGCAATTTCAAAGTTGAAATGCCCTGGGACAGAAAAACAGGGAAACGCACGCGGAGCGCGGCGTCACTCCGGTATGCCGCAATGTGGGGGCCGGGTCAACCGGCCCGGCGCACGGCTTTGCCTTCCGGCGGCTATCCATTGAAACTCCGCGGTGCCGCCGCCTTGGCCACCACGCCATTGCTCTCAGTCCGGCTTTGGGATATGTGCTTGACATGGAACAGATTCCTTCTACCGAAAATACCGAGGCCCAGGCCGCGCGCCCGGGCCGCAAGCGTTATGCGGACGTTCCCCTGGCCGAAAAGCTGGCTGTCATCACGGCCTGGCTTGAAGAACACAAGGCGGAACGCATCGTCAGTCTCAATCTCACCGAGCAGGGCGGCTTTGCCGACGCCCTGCTGGTGCTCACCGCAGGGTCCATGCGCCATGCCCAGAGCCTGGCCGACGGGGTGGCCGCTCTCTGCCACGAACGCAATTACGAATATCTGCGCGTCGAGGGCTATGAGGCCGGACAGTGGATCCTTGTGGATCTGAACGACATCGTCATCAACATTTTTCTGGAGCCCGTGCGGGAGCTGTACCGTCTGGAGGCCCTCTGGGGCCAGTCTCCGGCCCGCGCGGCGGCCGGGCCCGGCGGGGAGGCCTCGGCATGACCCCCACCCTGCTGCTGATTCTTGACGGCTGGGGCCTGGCCGCGCCCACTCCCGGCAATGCGCCGTATCTCGCGCCCACTCCCAATCTGGACAACCTCAACGCTCGTTGCCCGCATGCGCAACTGACGGCCTCGGGCCGGGCCGTGGGCCTGCCTGAAGGCTACATGGGCAATTCCGAGGTGGGCCACTTGAACATCGGGGCCGGGCGCGTGGTCTACCAGGACATGACGCGTATCGACGTGGCCCTGGAGGACGGCTCCTTTGCCGCCAACCCGGTGCTCAATGGGCTGCTGGAAACGGTCAAAAAGAGCGGCGGCAGGCTGCATCTGGCGGGCCTGCTCTCGGACGGCGGCGTGCACAGCCATATCCGGCATCTGGAAGCCATCTGCGATATGGCCGCCCGTGCGGGCGTGCCCGTGCGGGTGCACTGCATCATGGACGGCCGCGACACGGACCCCAAAAGCGGCGTGGGCTTTGCGCGCGCGCTGGAGGAGCATCTCAAGGACCAGCCTTTGGCGCGCATTGCCGGTCTGGTGGGGCGTTTCTACGCCATGGACCGCGACAAGCGCTGGGACCGGGTCAAGGCCGCCTGGGATCTGCTGGTCCACGGGCAGAGCGCGGAGGGCCGCGTGGCCCCGGACGCGGTGAAGGCCCTTGAGGTTTCCTATGCCGAGGGCATCACCGACGAGTTCGTCAAGCCCGTGCGCTGCGCAAGCGGTCCCCTTCCGGGTGGGGCCGAGGAGCCCGTAGGCATGGCCGACGGGGACGCGCTCTTTTTTTTCAATTTCCGGGCCGACCGCATGCGGGAGTTGACCCAGGCCTTTATCGAGCCGGATTTCAAGGGCTTTGAGCGCGGCACGCTGCCCAAACTGGCGGGCATCGGGTCCATGACCTCCTATGAGGCGCATTTCGGCATTCCCGTGGCCTTTCCCAAGGAAGCCGTGACCATGGGCCTGGGCGAGGTGGTTTCGCGGGCCGGTCTGCGCCAGCTCCGCCTGGCGGAAACGGAAAAATACGCCCATGTGACCTACTTCTTCAACGGGGGCGTGGAAGAGCCCTTCCCCGGCGAAGACCGCATTCTGGTGCCGTCGCCGCGCGACGTGCCCACCTATGACCTCAAACCGGCCATGAGCGCCCGCCAGGTCACCGACAAGTTTGTGGAAGCCTGGGACAAGGGCATTTACGACCTGGTGGTCTGTAATCTGGCCAACGGCGACATGGTGGGCCATACCGGCGTGCTCAAGGCGGCGGTGGAGGCCTGTGCCGTGGTGGACGAATGCGTGGGGCGCATGCTCAAAGCCGTGGAGGCGCGCAGCGGCCGCATGCTGATCATCGCGGACCACGGCAATTGCGAGGTCATGCTGACCCCCGAGGGGCAACCGCACACGGCGCACACTACCAATCCCGTGCCCTGCATTCTGTTGGAGCCGGGCGGCGCCGTCACAGCTCTGGCCGACGGCAAGCTGGCCGATGTGGCCCCGACCCTGCTCGGGCTCTGGGGCATGGAGCCCTCAGCGCCCATGACCGGCCGGAATCTGGCCGCCAAAGAGGTGCGGCATGGCTGACAAGAAAAACCGTCCCCTGACGCCCGTGCCGCCGGACGGCATGGAAATCCTCTTCTTCTACCAGTGCCCGCAATGCGGCAAGCACATCCCTCTGGTCAGCCCCACGGAACCTCGGATGATCTCCTGCGATGCTTGCGGCCTTGCCTTCCCCATCATCCCGGTGGACGAGCACGGCCTGCATTATGTGCGGATCATGCTGGCCGGGGGCAAGGCGGCGGCGGACCCGGACTTTTTATAGCTTTATGTATGTTGCCGTGCCAGCAGCCGGTCCTTCGGGGCCGGTTTTTTCTTTGTCTTGGGGCGAAGCCGCGAGGCGGTAAAAATTTTTTTACAAAAAGCCTTGCCTTCCTACACGAAAGCCGATAAACGGTATGTCAACCTGTATGGGACAGGACAACTTTTTTAACTTTTTGAGGGCTCAACAAGAGGAAGGAAAAACATGAAACGTATCTGTACGCTTCTGTTGGCGGCTAGTATGCTGCTGGGCGTGGCGACGGGCGCCAGCGCCATTGATTTCAAGGCCAAGGGCCAGTGGCTGATGGGCTTCGCCGGCGGCGAAAATCAGCTGATCAACAAGACCCGTACCGGCAACGGCCCCAAAGAAAAGCTGAACAGCAACGACAAGTTCGCCGCGCAGCAGCGCGTGCGCTTGCAGTTGGATGCCGTGGCCTCCGAATCTCTGTCGGGCACGGTCTTCTTTGAAATCGGCAACCAGGTCTGGGGTTCCAACCGCGCGGGTGTGGGCGGCGGCGCTCTGGGCGCTGACGGCGCCAACACCATCAAGCTCAAGCGCGCCTATATCGACTGGATGGTGCCGCAGACCGACCTGAAGTTCCGCATGGGCATCCAGGGCGTGACCCTGCCCAACAAGGCCGGTGGTTCCGCCATCATGGACACCGACGCCGCCGGCATCACCGCCTCCTACCAGTTCAACGAGAATGTCGGCCTCACCGCCTTGTGGGCGCGTCCCGCCAATGACAACTATCTCGGCTATAAGAGGGGCGGCAACGAGCACTACAATCAGAACTTCTTGGACAACATGGACTTGTTCGCCCTGATGGTGCCCGTGAAGCTGGACGGCTTTGAAATCACCCCGTGGGCCTTGTACGGCGCGGCCGGCAAGAACACCCTCACGGATCTTGGTTCCACGGCTGACGGCAATCTGCCCTTCACCACGCGTCCCTACTTCGGTACTCCCAACAATCTTGCTAATGAGATGGGGGGCATTACTTACGGCAATATTGGCAAAACCAGCAAGGCCTATGGCTCCATGTTCTGGGCCGGTCTGCCTTTCGCCATCACCGCCTGGGATCCGCTGAACATCGAAGTGGACATCAACTACGGCTATGTGGAAAGCATGGGCCGCTATGACGCCTACAAAAATGGGAACACCGTTCACAAGCGCGGCAGCACCGAGCGTCAGGGCTGGCTGGCCAAAGCCCTGGTGGAATACAAGATGGATTGGGGCGTTCCCGGCATCTTCGGTTGGTATGGTTCCGGCGACGACGGCAATGTCAAGAACGGTTCCGAGCGCATGCCTTCCATCGTGCCCATGGGCAACTTCACTTCCTTCATGGGCGACGGCAACTACGGCTGGATGTGGGTTGACAACTCCCTGGAATACGCCGGCACTTGGGGTATTGGCCTGCAGGTCCGCGACATGAGCTTCCTGGAAGACCTCAAGCACACCTTCCGCGTGGCCTACTGGGGCGGCACCAACAGCCCGTCCATGGCCAAGTACATGGAGACCGCCTATTCCTGGAATGAAGGCTGGGGCAGCAACGCCTCCCCGTACCTGACCACCAACGACGGTCTGCTGGAGCTCAACCTGGTCAACTCCTACCAGATGTATGAAAACTTCGACGTGAACCTGGAGCTGGGCTACATTGCCAACTTTGTTGACAATGACACCTGGAAGAAGGCCAACAACTCCAGCTCCTTCCAGAAGCAGGACGCCTGGAAGGCCCAGCTGATCTTCGCGTACAGCTTCTAAGCCCGATTCTGCGCGGGATTTATCCCGTAGGATGATTGTAAAAGGGGGAGCCTCGACTCCCCCTTTTCGCGTCTGTTTTCCGGCTTGCCTGCTTGTAGCGCGGGGAGTAGGCTGCGAAAAATTGGCGACGGGCGTGACTGCAAGGCATGCCCCGCCGGGGAGAATCGCCATCAAGGAGAAGGGAGCATGGAAGAGCTGACAAAACTGGTCCAGAATATCAACAGCGTGCTGTGGGGCGTATATTGCCTGATCCCCTTGCTGGTGGGCACGGGCATTTATTATACGTTTCGCCTGAAATTCGTGCAGATCCGCAAATTCGGCAAAGTAGTCCGCTATACCTTCGGCGACCTGACGCTCTTCGGCAAAAAGGCCGGCAAGGACGGCATGACTTCCTTCCAGTCCCTGGCAACGGCCATTGCCGCCCAGGTGGGCACGGGCAATCTGGCCGGCGCGGCCACAGCCATTGCCATGGGCGGTCCCGGCGCCATTTTCTGGATGTGGATAGCCGCCTTTTTCGGCATGGCCACCATCTTCGCTGAAGCCGTGCTGGCCCAGCTGTACAAGACCCGCGATTCCGAAGGCCATGTTACCGGCGGCCCGGCCTACTATATTTCCAAGGGCCTGGGCTGCAAATGGCTGGCCGCTTTCTTTTCCGTGGCCATCATCATTGCCCTGG is a genomic window containing:
- the gpmI gene encoding 2,3-bisphosphoglycerate-independent phosphoglycerate mutase, with the protein product MTPTLLLILDGWGLAAPTPGNAPYLAPTPNLDNLNARCPHAQLTASGRAVGLPEGYMGNSEVGHLNIGAGRVVYQDMTRIDVALEDGSFAANPVLNGLLETVKKSGGRLHLAGLLSDGGVHSHIRHLEAICDMAARAGVPVRVHCIMDGRDTDPKSGVGFARALEEHLKDQPLARIAGLVGRFYAMDRDKRWDRVKAAWDLLVHGQSAEGRVAPDAVKALEVSYAEGITDEFVKPVRCASGPLPGGAEEPVGMADGDALFFFNFRADRMRELTQAFIEPDFKGFERGTLPKLAGIGSMTSYEAHFGIPVAFPKEAVTMGLGEVVSRAGLRQLRLAETEKYAHVTYFFNGGVEEPFPGEDRILVPSPRDVPTYDLKPAMSARQVTDKFVEAWDKGIYDLVVCNLANGDMVGHTGVLKAAVEACAVVDECVGRMLKAVEARSGRMLIIADHGNCEVMLTPEGQPHTAHTTNPVPCILLEPGGAVTALADGKLADVAPTLLGLWGMEPSAPMTGRNLAAKEVRHG
- the rsfS gene encoding ribosome silencing factor; the protein is MEQIPSTENTEAQAARPGRKRYADVPLAEKLAVITAWLEEHKAERIVSLNLTEQGGFADALLVLTAGSMRHAQSLADGVAALCHERNYEYLRVEGYEAGQWILVDLNDIVINIFLEPVRELYRLEALWGQSPARAAAGPGGEASA
- a CDS encoding outer membrane homotrimeric porin, with translation MKRICTLLLAASMLLGVATGASAIDFKAKGQWLMGFAGGENQLINKTRTGNGPKEKLNSNDKFAAQQRVRLQLDAVASESLSGTVFFEIGNQVWGSNRAGVGGGALGADGANTIKLKRAYIDWMVPQTDLKFRMGIQGVTLPNKAGGSAIMDTDAAGITASYQFNENVGLTALWARPANDNYLGYKRGGNEHYNQNFLDNMDLFALMVPVKLDGFEITPWALYGAAGKNTLTDLGSTADGNLPFTTRPYFGTPNNLANEMGGITYGNIGKTSKAYGSMFWAGLPFAITAWDPLNIEVDINYGYVESMGRYDAYKNGNTVHKRGSTERQGWLAKALVEYKMDWGVPGIFGWYGSGDDGNVKNGSERMPSIVPMGNFTSFMGDGNYGWMWVDNSLEYAGTWGIGLQVRDMSFLEDLKHTFRVAYWGGTNSPSMAKYMETAYSWNEGWGSNASPYLTTNDGLLELNLVNSYQMYENFDVNLELGYIANFVDNDTWKKANNSSSFQKQDAWKAQLIFAYSF